The Apostichopus japonicus isolate 1M-3 chromosome 20, ASM3797524v1, whole genome shotgun sequence genome contains a region encoding:
- the LOC139961802 gene encoding uncharacterized protein isoform X2 gives MGKLWTIIKIPAGRVSTVAMLLVVFLNSCYCDICKKEKVSVEHPCTSKGLGTIDGRFLPCDVETIYDQLYPAPQSQDNTEVLSSFNAANCANEDSGYELGFKFSWTIRNADDNVTGLTLVISHIDLPLFYHMVNINLTQQLNHSGMTKFLTTCIPFEGVEIGNYYKFFAQVQPTSSQGWLAQEIFVPVDCTNIPVPISSFCPATPSILPTATAFCNKTVSVVFTSEPPPGIGTNKYYYVRIALYIGREQKYWLDIQRPATDGADSYPVALFHNVTAGTYIVKFAYLNDYKIPCGGNFYEASKNITVQDVLPVSLSLDLVGRPCEQRTVEVNMTRDKVKDGVKSVYNRGRVCLFQEASTNRLRNDCRQIYIPDWNPTVSFPQMEPGNYTAEFVYIDGSNNEQCSEDAVFRSELEYPLEECTDKSLTIIKASVASAGFIIGLLLVVGAVITCTVLLKKRNQHRQSIFTPKDDNSLNGVIINGSVSPSDSSRTFFHGGQTDIHNNKSHTETEGSYLDPDSGLPPSPYDIMSINDGRSRTIAV, from the exons GGTTTAGGTACGATTGATGGAAGATTTCTTCCTTGTGACGTAGAGACCATATATGACC AACTTTACCCTGCACCACAATCACAAGATAATACAGAAGTGTTGTCATCATTTAATGCCGCAAATTGTGCGAATGAGGATTCAGGATACGAGTTGGGATTTAAATTTTCTTGGACTATTCGAAATGCAG ATGACAATGTGACAGGGCTTACATTGGTTATCAGTCATATTGACTTGCCTCTGTTTTATCACATGGTGAACATTAACCTAACTCAGCAACTCAACCACAGTGGTATG ACCAAGTTTTTGACAACATGTATTCCTTTTGAAGGTGTAGAAATTGgaaattattacaaatttttTGCTCAAGTCCAACCTACAAGCAGTCAAGGCTGGCTGGCTCAAGAAATTTTCGTACCAGTAG ATTGTACCAACATTCCTGTGccaatttcttcattttgtcCCG CAACACCCTCTATTCTTCCTACTGCTACTGCTTTCTGTAACAAGACTGTGTCTGTAGTATTTACATCTGAACCGCCACCTGGTATTGGAACTAACAAGTATTATTACGTGAGAATTGCCTTGTATATTGGAAGAGAGCAGAAATACTGGCTTGATATCCAGAGGCCTGCCACG gATGGTGCAGACTCTTATCCAGTTGCATTGTTTCATAATGTGACGGCAGGAACATACATTGTCAAG TTTGCGTATCTTAACGATTACAAAATTCCATGTGGAGGAAACTTCTACGAAGCAAGTAAGAACATAACAGTGCAAG aTGTTTTACCAGTTTCTCTCAGCTTAGACTTGGTAGGACGGCCTTGTGAACAACGTACTGTGGAGGTTAACATGACCAGAGATAAAGTCAAAGATGGAGTAAAAAGTGTTTACAACAGAGGTAGAGTTTGTCTGTTCCAGGAAGCTTCCACAAATAGGTTGCGCAATGACTGTCGGCAAATTTATATTCCA GATTGGAATCCCACTGTAAGTTTTCCACAAATGGAACCAGGAAACTACACTGCTGAG TTTGTGTACATCGACGGCAGTAATAATGAACAGTGCAGCGAAGATGCAGTCTTCAGGTCTGAACTAGAATATCCAT TGGAAGAGTGTACTGACAAATCACTCACCATAATCAAGGCATCTGTTGCTTCTGCTGGATTCATAATTGGCCTACTACTGGTCGTTGGGGCCGTCATCACTTGTACGGTACTTCTGAAAAAGAGAAACCAGCATCGCCAATCTATATTTACCCCTAAAGATGACAATT CTCTCAATGGTGTGATTATTAATGGAAGTGTGTCCCCCAGTGACAGCAGTAGGACTTTTTTTCATGGTGGTCAGACAGATATCCACAACAATAAATCACACACAGAGACTGAAGGTTCATACCTTGATCCAGATTCTGGTCTGCCACCAAGCCCGTATGACATCATGTCAATCAATGACGGCAGGTCACGCACCATTGCTGTTTAA
- the LOC139961802 gene encoding uncharacterized protein isoform X1 translates to MGKLWTIIKIPAGRVSTVAMLLVVFLNSCYCDICKKEKVSVEHPCTSKGLGTIDGRFLPCDVETIYDQLYPAPQSQDNTEVLSSFNAANCANEDSGYELGFKFSWTIRNADDNVTGLTLVISHIDLPLFYHMVNINLTQQLNHSGMTKFLTTCIPFEGVEIGNYYKFFAQVQPTSSQGWLAQEIFVPVDCTNIPVPISSFCPATPSILPTATAFCNKTVSVVFTSEPPPGIGTNKYYYVRIALYIGREQKYWLDIQRPATDGADSYPVALFHNVTAGTYIVKFAYLNDYKIPCGGNFYEASKNITVQDVLPVSLSLDLVGRPCEQRTVEVNMTRDKVKDGVKSVYNRGRVCLFQEASTNRLRNDCRQIYIPNEEDWNPTVSFPQMEPGNYTAEFVYIDGSNNEQCSEDAVFRSELEYPLEECTDKSLTIIKASVASAGFIIGLLLVVGAVITCTVLLKKRNQHRQSIFTPKDDNSLNGVIINGSVSPSDSSRTFFHGGQTDIHNNKSHTETEGSYLDPDSGLPPSPYDIMSINDGRSRTIAV, encoded by the exons GGTTTAGGTACGATTGATGGAAGATTTCTTCCTTGTGACGTAGAGACCATATATGACC AACTTTACCCTGCACCACAATCACAAGATAATACAGAAGTGTTGTCATCATTTAATGCCGCAAATTGTGCGAATGAGGATTCAGGATACGAGTTGGGATTTAAATTTTCTTGGACTATTCGAAATGCAG ATGACAATGTGACAGGGCTTACATTGGTTATCAGTCATATTGACTTGCCTCTGTTTTATCACATGGTGAACATTAACCTAACTCAGCAACTCAACCACAGTGGTATG ACCAAGTTTTTGACAACATGTATTCCTTTTGAAGGTGTAGAAATTGgaaattattacaaatttttTGCTCAAGTCCAACCTACAAGCAGTCAAGGCTGGCTGGCTCAAGAAATTTTCGTACCAGTAG ATTGTACCAACATTCCTGTGccaatttcttcattttgtcCCG CAACACCCTCTATTCTTCCTACTGCTACTGCTTTCTGTAACAAGACTGTGTCTGTAGTATTTACATCTGAACCGCCACCTGGTATTGGAACTAACAAGTATTATTACGTGAGAATTGCCTTGTATATTGGAAGAGAGCAGAAATACTGGCTTGATATCCAGAGGCCTGCCACG gATGGTGCAGACTCTTATCCAGTTGCATTGTTTCATAATGTGACGGCAGGAACATACATTGTCAAG TTTGCGTATCTTAACGATTACAAAATTCCATGTGGAGGAAACTTCTACGAAGCAAGTAAGAACATAACAGTGCAAG aTGTTTTACCAGTTTCTCTCAGCTTAGACTTGGTAGGACGGCCTTGTGAACAACGTACTGTGGAGGTTAACATGACCAGAGATAAAGTCAAAGATGGAGTAAAAAGTGTTTACAACAGAGGTAGAGTTTGTCTGTTCCAGGAAGCTTCCACAAATAGGTTGCGCAATGACTGTCGGCAAATTTATATTCCA AATGAGGAGGATTGGAATCCCACTGTAAGTTTTCCACAAATGGAACCAGGAAACTACACTGCTGAG TTTGTGTACATCGACGGCAGTAATAATGAACAGTGCAGCGAAGATGCAGTCTTCAGGTCTGAACTAGAATATCCAT TGGAAGAGTGTACTGACAAATCACTCACCATAATCAAGGCATCTGTTGCTTCTGCTGGATTCATAATTGGCCTACTACTGGTCGTTGGGGCCGTCATCACTTGTACGGTACTTCTGAAAAAGAGAAACCAGCATCGCCAATCTATATTTACCCCTAAAGATGACAATT CTCTCAATGGTGTGATTATTAATGGAAGTGTGTCCCCCAGTGACAGCAGTAGGACTTTTTTTCATGGTGGTCAGACAGATATCCACAACAATAAATCACACACAGAGACTGAAGGTTCATACCTTGATCCAGATTCTGGTCTGCCACCAAGCCCGTATGACATCATGTCAATCAATGACGGCAGGTCACGCACCATTGCTGTTTAA